One Salvia miltiorrhiza cultivar Shanhuang (shh) chromosome 6, IMPLAD_Smil_shh, whole genome shotgun sequence genomic window, AATTCTTATTTCAGAATATAGGGCTGAATAAAAGTGGAGAGAAGGTTGTATCGAGGAGCAACGGCGTCGTATCATCACTATACCTTGTACTATCAAATTAGCAATACAAATTGTTACAACaataaattcaaacattttattaaatcagctaacatgattaataattatCATGTTTTCAGCATATAATATatgattgaaaaaataaaaaatatattgtctATTAATGTTTCACTTTATTTCAATTACAATATGACTTTACTAAGGTTACGATTAACAGTACAAGTACAACCATTAAAACATGTACAAATAAAACTctattccaaaaaaaaaattgtgccccaagaatttttttttagccAACTATGCTCTATGAGTTTTTTCTGAATTAATTATCAAGAGTTATctgaatataattaattatgcaacCTCGATATtacacaataataaaaaaatcacacTAGGAAATTACAAATTGCATACAGATGAGAATACAACATCGCACTAAGGTGAAAAAACATCATCACATCCAAATGGAATTAAGCAtaagacctctcacaaaacATATTCACCGCACAAATGAAAATACAAAATCACACTAAAGTGAAAAAACATCACCGCACACATGTGAAATTAAACCTAAGACCTCTCATAAAATATATTCCATTTTACTATTTAATAAATTTCAATACAAACATATTCATTGAGAACCAAAttcagtttttcttttttttgtgcGTGTTGGTCAAGCGATAAAGGACTAATGTGGGTTCGAGTCTCCTATATcgcgacctttaaatttttttatttaatattattaaagtcatatataaaaaaaattaaagaaaggAACAGACAGCACCACACAACACGACACTACACTACAGATTAATTAAAGAATCCGACAATTGCACAAAGGTTTCGACCCTCACTTCGTTGTAGATTCTCCGAAAAACACCACAAGATTCCCATTCCAACTCAACTAAACTCAACTCGTCCTTTATTggtcaactctctctctctctctctctctcgctcgctCTGACGTTTCTTGTAGATTAGAGAGCGAGAGAGCGTCAGCAATGGCGGGAGGGTGGCGGCTGCTAGCTGCGGATTTCGCGATGTCTTTTATGTGGGTGTGGTCGAGCGTCCTAAACAAGATTTTGGTGCACAGAATATTGGGCTATGGAGCTCACGATCTCGACGGCCAAATCGTCAGATACGCTCTCTCCATTCTCAACATGTTCTTCTTCGCTCTCATGGTCAAGCTCACCAAAGGTGGGGCCTACAACCCCCTCTCCCTCCTCTCCGCCGCCTTCACCGGCGATTTCTCCAATTTCCTCTTCACTCTTGGCGCCAGGGTCCCTGCCCAGGtgttaactctctctctctctctcttgaaatTTTAAGCTGAAGTTTGGGTGTGTTTTGTGCTTGGATTCTCCAATCCTTGTGATGTGGCAGAATTTGGTTCacaatttgtgtgtgtgtgtgtgtgtgtgtttcttttGTGAGTTGAGTCGACTATTCTGTTGAGAGGGGAATATTATGATGGTGCCTTTTGAGTTTTTTTGGATTAGAAATTATGAGGAATtgacattttcaatttttgagaAGCTGAGTTGAAAATCTGGGTTTGTGCTTATTTTTGAACAAGAACTCCTCTATGTATTCAAGAATGGAACTTTGATGAGGATAGAGGTGCTAAGATGTATTTTCTATATAAAATTGAGTTCGTAAATTACTAAAGATCGAAAATTTAACTCTTCAAGAGATATGAGACGCCCTAGCTCTGCTTGCCATGATCTTGGACTGTGTTTGGCCACGAAAATCGGGCAGCATGTGCTCTTCATTTGCCTAGTTATGCTCATTAGGACTGTCTGCTCTCTTTAGGGTTCATTGAGTTTTCAAAGATTGTTATGACATTTAGTAGATTCTCTTAAATTAGATGGTGAAGGGTCGGGTGATCCAAGCGTGGTTGGTATCTTAAAGTGGCGTTAACATTAGTAACGAAGTGATGTGGAACGCGTCTAGAAACTTTCACTACGGTCAAAACTCAGACCTTAGTATAACTCATCAATGCTTATATTGTTTCTGCATTTTCGTATTTTGTGTAAATGAGCTTGTTGTTTAGCaaggcttttttttttctcatttctctTGGAATAGGTCGTTGGGGCAATTTATGGTGTTAGGCTCATCTTGGATACGTTTCCTGGGATAGGACGAGGGCCAGTCTTGAATGTCAGCATTGCTAAGGGTGCATTGACAGAAGGTCTGCTAACATTTTGCATCGTGTTTATCTCCATCGGGCTAGCTAGAAAGGTCAAGGATAGTTTCTTCAGGAAAACATGGATTTCCAGCTTATCTAAGCTGACTCTTCACACCCTAGGCGCTGACCTAACCGGTGGCTGCATGAATCCAGCCTCTGTAAGTATCCTCGGATTTTCTTCATCGATTATGCAACTGTTGGAACGAATGTAACTGGAAATCTATGTTTGCTCATTAGGTGATGGGGTGGGCTTTTGCTAATGGGGAGCATATCACTAAGGAGCATTTGGTCGTTTACTGGCTTGCTCCGGTTCAGGCCACTTTCGCAGCAGTTTGGGTGTTTGGCCTACTGGCTCGGGGTAAAAACAACGAGGAGAAATCCGTGGCTGCTAAGAAGGATGCCACCACAAAACTGAAGTCTGCAGATTAGAGATGATAGCATTCTTGATTCTTTTGATGTGTGTTAGAATCTAGCAAGAATCTTAGTGCTGTGTTGAACATATGAATTtgtgtttataaataaatttattgctAATTTTATTCATCTCATAACTTTGCAATTTGTATTTTAGCCATTTTTTATGCTTGAAACAGATGGCTGCAGACCAAACTATTCTAGCATTTCAGGCACTGGAAAGTAAGTGTTTGATTCATATTATCTTTTCTCCTATAACTGAAAGCTGTGTTTTTATGCAGCAAGATCAGTAAACGAGCTGCGGTTCGAACTCAGCCAAGTCGACAGAGCCAGAATCGACAGGTTTCATGAGGTACGCAGACTTCAGCTCAGAAGCAAGAGCTGCAATGAGAGGGATCCTCTTCAAGTTCTTCACCAACGGGGCGTGATCAGTATCTCCAACGGCGATCAGCTTCTCGTTGATTGCCATCATCCTATCCAGCTTCCTCGTGAACTCCGGGTTCTCAACGTCTAGAACGGTTGGGAcactaaaaatggcaaaaaattggtgaagatttttatgtagtggagaaagagtctcacCATTTTATGAGATGTttgattgagattgaatttgagatagttttttttttttttttaaataaggagtatttgtaaggataaaagttaAGGAAAAGATATAGGGTCAggaaagtgtcatacttttgacGGAcactaaaaatggcaaaaatgcgatatttttcgtggacggaggtagtattaTCAAAGAGATGCTGATATATCTAAGATCTGCATTATTCTCAACACTATCATCCTATGATCATGAACTTGTTGCTGCAAATTTTGATTCCCAGAAACGCAACAAAAATCTCGATTTTCGAAATCAAAACGCCTGTGCATAATTCCCCCAATTTAGTAATACAAGATAGATTACTACAAGATGAAAATGGTACATATCTGTTGCCACAGCTTATAAAACGGTCGACTCAGAACTGGTACGTACAGAGAGAAACACTCAGAATAACGTTTTTTTATGATCAGTCCGATGCTGTGGTGGTCTGTTGAGATTTCATGTCATCGCGTTCCTCCTCTGCCTCGGCCCCAACTTCAACTCTGGAAGTAGCCGCGGATTCCTCGACTTGTAGATCAACAGGAACGACGAAGTTGTCTGAATAGGCGGCTGTTTCTCTCTCAGTTACCTTGTGTTTAAGGTTGTCATGAATGCCACCATATTCTATGCTTAGCAGAATCTCAGGAAGTGTTATGGCCTTTTCCTCATTTCCCATTTCAATGTCGATTTTCTCCTTTGAGCTCGTGATATCTTCAGCAGGATCGTCGTCTGTGGGTTCTGCAGTCGTGATCTCTTCGTCTTCCACAAATGCTCGAAAATCAAGCATTGGAGGTGGAATTCTGGAGAAGAACACTTCTTGGAAATTTTTGATAATCCCTTTGTTGTATGGATTCTCCTTCTTGTCATAACGATACCTGAAGTTCTCATACGTCGTCTGCACCAAAACGACCAAGGAGCTAAGCGCGATCCACCAAGAAATTTTAGCTACTCGAGTTCAAAAGTTTGGATTAGGTCACCTGGTTTGTGCTGATGAGGTAGAAGTGGAAAGCTGTGAGGCCACCTACAAACCAGACAGCGACGAAGCAGTAGACTGTCAGAAACACTGACGGAACATCACCCGACATTGCTTTCAAGATACGTTCATCTGCTCGGACAATGTTCATCAATGACACCACAAACACGAGCAAGCATAGCACGGTTGATGTTGAGACGAACATGTAGAAGTACCTGTAGTTTCGCTGTTTCAAGAACACGAGTGTGGGTGAGGAGAAGTTGGGAATGTGTATGGTGAATGTGTTTAGAAACGTGCACGAATACTCACTAAGCCGATGCATTGTCCAACCCAGGGGCAGTGGTGATCGAACCTCTGGACACAGTTGTTGCAGATGGAGCAATGTGATGCACGAGGGGGGCGATACAGCAGGCACGTGTCGCAGAACTTCACCTTCACCGCGTGTCCATTGACAATGACATCCTTTGTTCGGGGAAGTTTGAGGTGAGGTGTTCTGCCATTCACCCACTCCATTGAAGGGGTGTTCATCTCGAATGAATCATCACATTCGGGTGGCCTCGTGTTCCTTGGCACAATCCCGGGATCTCTGCTGGATGTGAGCAGAAGGAAGACTACATCCTGCAAAACACATCCATGTGTTGAGACTACAAAAAAAGCTCGATTCTAACACGAGACTTGAGAGAGTTTGGATGGATTGCTCACCAAAATGGTGAGTGCAAGAGCTACTATAAGCACAGGATACCAAGATATGGCAGGTTTGTCTTCTTTAACGCGATCTCTGATGATAAATACGACCTTTACACAAAATGCAAGCGCAGGGGCAGCGATCAACAAAGCCGACAAAAGCAAAGAAGATACATCCGGGCCAAAAACCAATCTCCCTCCAAAGAAGAACCTCTGTATGATTCAAACAGCAATAACTGTCAATGCTTGATCTTAAACAAGAAAGGGGAGTTTCAAATTCCATCTTGCAAGCATGAAAAGTTCATCATATTTAAAACTCAACATCTAAGATGATCAATTTGGTGAAGATATAGTATGATTAGCTGTCTGTTTTGATCTTAGTAGATGAAATGTTAGTGCAACAGAAACAAAATTCCAATTCCACCTCAGCCAGAGAAATTCTTGGATTCAAAATCAAGAAATTTTCATTTGGACAAATCATCAAACACAATGAATACGATCAGCCAAAAACAGAACTTGTGAAAAGGGGGGCTTACATTGCTTCCTCTCCAAACTTGATAAAGCCTCTGCGGCTCGTGTTTCTCCGGTTCCATATATTCTTCAGTTCAGCGAAGTAAACAGAGAATTAATCTCAATTTTCTAAATTCTTGTTTGGATTACAAACGGTTTATGTTTCTTGCAAACGGCCAACATAGAATAAAATTTACATGAAGTATCTAAAAAATCTCATGATTTTTCAACTATCTTGATCATTTCTGCAAAACCACGGATCACAAACTTAGTGAGCTGTAAATGGTGAAATGGGGtttgtgtagagagagagatgagagtgaGATGATCGAGAAACAGCTGCCGTTTGGCTCTCTGTCGGAATTTCTTAGGAATAATGTTTTTGCTATTTTCTCTAACTAGAATTTCAGTTATTTTCCCTCTCTAGaagagctctctctctcttctgaGCTGCTGGGGCGGTTATTCCAACTATTTGATTCTCTAATTTTCACACGGTTAGATTTTGATCAAAATATGACCAGAATTAACTGTTTTATTTTCCTCGTAACGGAAATATTTGTGTCGTGTTACATAtatgtgatttttattttatttttatttttattttgtcttaccaaataaaataaattactattattattattaattgtcATTACAATTCGTGGTTGAATGGTCTTTAATCAACGTGCAGGCACAACGCTTTTTGCCTTGATATTTAGATGGATATTTTACAGATTTGAAATAAATCAAAACATGTtgcttattttaatttatataatttttagtaAGCAAAATGGTTTCTTCCGAAACGTGCTAGGATTAAATGTGACATTGCAATTCACTGCATCTTTGTTTGAAAACAAATTTTTCTTAGTTCATTTGacatttaattcatttatcCTTTTCTTATTGCAAGTGTTCttataattttcatatttatatgaaaatcTCATCAATACTTTTTTGATCGAGGTTattgtgaaataaattattttgtaattacggTATATTCTTTCTCTcgaaatattaatatttttttatttaacacTAGTACTTTTACAATTGAGTCACAATCATAGATTGAATCAATACAATCATTAAATGTTTCTAGATATTCTCATACAAAATGATAGTACGAAGATTAATTATTGTTTACTAAATCTTATAACATATGGACCATTTGCTTTTGTTTTTATTGTGTATAATCTAGATCAACCAAACAAAGACTCGCTTAATTTATTAAGATAAAGTAATTGATTATACCAAGAAAATAGAAATCGAGAATAGACTCTTGTATCGATTAAAGATTGACACGACTACGAGCATCCACAGTCGCGAACTAAGCTTGATTGAAGATTAACATGATTAAGAACATCCACAGTTGCGAGCTACGCTTTCGGACTTACAGGTGAACCCTATCCGTTCGAGCCACTGGCTCTGCAGCGGCGAGCCCCATCTTTCGTTGCCCAAAATTTTGgcgaatttttttaattgggccgTGAAGAGGacgcgcctctctctctctctctcggacatTCCAACAAGGACTTGTTAGTCACTAAAAAAAGTTGTCTTCATCAAATTTTAGCTTTTTCATTCCATGCAAAAACATCATACACAAAAAAGGCAAAGTTGATGAGACTAGCTAGATAGCTAGATTGCAACCATATCTCTATTTTCATCAGCACATCATGTCTCAATCTACACAGACTAGACTTCAGTTCACAATCCacaaaatcaaaaacaaaaaaacaaagaaaatgaagtaaaaaaaaaagatacatGGATTTTCTACCTCATCTTGGAGATACGGCCATTGATGAACTTCGCGAGCTGTCATCATCAGAGGCGTGAGCGTGATCATGGGTCTCGTTTCTTTGATCCTCGTCGAAGGGAAGGAAGAAAGGATCAGTGGCTGATTTACCTCCTCTGCCCTCCTTCAAACTTTCCTCAAATCTGTCATAGTCCTGCACAAATTGTGGGAGTGGTTTCCCATCCTTGCCATAAAAGTTGAGCTCCATGTCTCCCTTTCTGTTGATGTCGCCACCGTATCTCTTGGTTATGGATTCTGCAAACCTAGCTTCTTCTTCGCTCACCCATTCGCGGAAGTTCACAAGAGACGGGGCCGTCTTGGAGCAGAGGATCTCCTTGAGATTCTTCATCACTCCTAGGTTGTATGGATTCTCCCTCTTGCCATATATGCTTCTGAAATTCTCATATGTTGTCTGAAAATTACCATACATATGTATCATGATCAAATATCAGAATATAACAATGTTGATTCATCTAAGTCCTGATCATCTTGATCACAATGATCCAATAATTTGATCAAATCCCAATTGTTGAACCTTATTGCAAATTTAGGCCTAACTTTTGAGATGTTTCAACAATGGCTAACCTGATTGGTGAAGATGAGATAGTAATGGAAGACGCTGAGCCCTCCAACGAACCAGACTGCGATGAAGCTGTAGATGATGAGGGAAACCAACATCATGTCGTCCGACAGCACCCTCCACGCCCACCCGGATTCTTTGAGGAGGTTCACCAATGAGAATGTGAAGACATACACACACAAGATTGTTGAGGTTGTTATGAACAAGATGAACGTGGCGTAGTTCCTCTGCACACGAGCAACGAGTGTTAGTCCGTCCACGAGCAAGATTATACAAAGGGAGAGATATTAGCAGAAAATTATTATGATCATAAGCTTACAGCTCCAATGCACTGGTTGAGCCAGGGGCAGTGGTGGTCGAACCTCTGGATGCAGTTGTTGCAAGTCGAGCAATGTGAAGCACGTGGTGGACGGTACAGCAAACAAGTGTCGCAGTACTTGACCTTAACCACGTAGCCATTGACAACGACATCCTTTGTTCTTGGCGGTTTCACCTCCGGATTCACACCAGCGATCCACTCTATGGACGGGAAGGAGTCTAATGACACGTTATCTAAGACAGGCGGCTTCGTGTTCCTGGGAATTATCCCGGGATTCCTCATAGATGTCATGAAGAGGAAGCTCAAATCCTGCAAGTTTATGCAATGATAACACAGGTTAAGCCATCCCATCAACAACAATGGAAGAGTTGTTTTTTACACACCAAAAGTGTTAGGACAAGTCCCACAATCGAGACAGCATGACCCCAAGACACGTCTCCTGCTGTCGAAATCCTCAGATACATCTTGATACAGAATGCCAATGCAGGTCCCCCTATCATCAAGGTAGTTAGCAGGGCTGACCGCGTATCGGGGCCTAAGATCAATCTCCCACCACACAAAAAATTCTGAAAAAAAATGAGCAAAACTTAGATTGTTCAATTTTGCAGTTTTGTGGAAAGATGCAACATTTGAAATGAAAAATGCAGATATTGTTGTGGATGCTAAATTCTGCAAAAGGCCTAGTTCTGTAACCAAGTTTGAGGGTGCAGCAgaaaatatataagtcatagacaataagaaaagaattaaattctCTATAGTTTGTGATCCTTTTTTCCCTCCAATAAGAAGACTACACTAGCTCATCTGCAAAAGGAAGAAGATATCTTGAGCTCATGTAGTAGATTTTAAcaatgcaaattatttaaaGAGCTCAAAATGGAATTCTTTTTCCAAGTATGAACTTGCACTTGTACTAATATTACTCATCCAAATTTGGAGTTATATAAGTTTAAATGCTTCCATCAACTAGAAAACTCAAATAACTTTGCAAGATAATTTAAATAGTTAAGAACAAACTAAGCTATAACTCAATCTCAATTAGTATAATTATCTACTATAGATTACTTCTGTAATTTGAATGCTTCCATCAGCTAGAAAAGAGAAAACaagttattttaaataattaagcaCATACTAAGCTACAATTCAACCACAATTAACTTCATTGTGTTTCCCTAAACACATTCCTCCATCAAAGATTTCAAGAAGCTAAATTTCAGTAACCCTATTTCAACATTGACTCAAAATTGCAACAACAAATTAAAGGGTGGAAGAAAAAGGGGTTGCAAGAAAGTGTTTTTACATTTCTACCCTTCCAAACTTGATAGAGCCTCTTCTTCGTCACGGTTGGAGGATCCATCCATTTTGGGGGCGCAGCAACAAAATCTTGATTTCCCATCCCTCCCAAATCAGAcaaataacataaaattttcGTATAGTTTCctcctttttccttttctgggTTAAATTTTTTGGTGTAtttaaggaaaaagaagaaaaaaaaattgtatgcAAATCAAGATTTTGTGGAAGGGGGCTGCATGAAATGGGTAGAGGAAGAAACAATTGTGTGTTTATTCCTCTAAAAGCAGGCTCCCCAGCTGCCTTGTTCTACATTCTCTCTAACACAACATTTTTCCGACAATctcttgtcttttttttttacgcGGACAGACTATTGTTGGAAGTTGGAAGTTGGAACGGTTGGTTTTTGAGGATTTCCGAATTCATGCGGATTTCGCGCTTATTTACGAATTCGAATAAATATTAAGGCAAATGGAACAagaaaaaaagggttaattgtatAGAAATTATTGAACCTTcaataaattctcattttgtatatgaattttaaaatctttattaaaattacccaattattaattttttctcattttgcatatttgtcATTTTTCGTCGTAGTGACATGACATATATATACTCGTTTGGCATGCATATTTTTGCGTGACATAAATATGACTGCGTTAAAATAATAGAACCAACGTCGTATTGTATACTTAGAtgaaaacaacgtcgttttgatGCCTAAAGTTTTGCCGGAAAATGGGCAAATatacaaaatgagaaaaaaaaataattgagtaattttaataaatattttaaaattcatgtacaaaatgaaaatttgttgaaagttcaataatttatatacaattaaccctagaaaaaaatattatcatcaTTTAAAATCTAACATTTTAGTATGTGAAGTTTAAATAAAGTCACAAAGATGTCACGCTGATACAAGCTATTAGTGGATGTAGGCGAGGTCTAAGGCACGATGTGGAAATAAAGAATCGCGACatcaatttttcaaaatttgatttacCAATTATAGTACTCCTATTTTTATACGCTAAAAATAGTCTTAAAAGAGAATGATACaaatttttaaaacatataGTTAAGAATATTATAagtaaacaaaaaataagataataataataataatgataattaattgtattattatGAGTGGAAAAATGAACCACTATATAGTAGAAAGGTAAATAAGTTGAAAGCTTACTTTTAAAGTTATAAATTGAATAACTCTTTGAAGTAGTGGCTTGAATAATTCTTACCATGATAGAATCACTAATAGATTATTAGAGAACATAAATATCAAATAATTTGCTTGAAATTTTCGTCACTCCAAATAAATATCAATCATAGAATTTTGAACATCTCACGTATcaaatttattcttatttctcatCACATTTGACAATTCTCACTAAATCATTTATCtttctatataaatatacagTATATATTAATCCTTTTGCCTATAAAAGTCTTCAAAATTATACTTCTtacgtcccactctaatagtaCTATTTTCTTTTCTGAACGTCCCACTATAATAATCTTGTTTCTATTTTTGATAATGATtctacactacaaacaatatgtCCTCACATACCTTTACACACTTTCACACTAAAAAaacaagtttcttaatctctgtgctgaaaagaaacaaaacaggaacggagggagtattacagtTCATCTATTTTTacatgaatattttattatttaaattaaatactacGTTTCTAAGAAAATCAATATTTTGTCTACACCCTCCTAGCTGCTATCCTAAATGCTGCAAACACCAAAACATACAAATATTTAAATGTCGATTAACATCCCACAAGAACACCAAAAAGTCAAAAACTAATACCGATTAATCCTTGAGAAACCTGAGGAACATAATAACAATTCTAATTTAAGGGTAGCCAGAAAAATGATGAAACAGAGCTAATGTTCAAGAACTCTGAGTTCAAACTACACAATCCTACCACAGTAGCACATAGCAAAATAGACAGATTTTACAACTACAACAACTTGAGAGGCCACCTCCTTCCTCTCATCTTCTTCCAACTACATTGCAAAATTTTGCAAGCTTACACAGTAACCTGTAAACCATCACAGCCATAAACTAGATTAGTCTAAAGAATGATTCATCATCACTGAGCAATGTGCTCAGCTCCCCAAACGAGCAAGGGAAATACGCGGTTTTGGGGCAGAAGATCTGGAAAATTGAAAGACGCGTACATGTCAAGAGATTGGAGAATACGTTGCTCGTATCTAATGGAGAAAAGACAAATCACAACCTCAAGATTTGAGAACATGTGTTATCTAGCTTGTTTAAGGCTGTGTGTATCTATGAGGCATAAGCATCGGCATTAAAGAGTCATCTGAAAGAAACTAAGGAGTGGCCCGACACCCGTTTTAAGCACACAGAGACGATGGAAAGCGCATACAGAAAAGCCACAACAGCATAGAGGTAACGAGTAACGAATTAAATGCATTAACTAAGGGTGATTACGAAGAATAGACAGCAGCTCACCTTTATTTGGAAGCATCAAGCACTGAGAAATTCATCGGTTGTCAATAGAAGTAGCCTCTGCACTTGACTGATCCACACAAGCACTTCTTCTTCCCCCTGTCTGCTTTCGCGGGTATCCCATAGTCGTACACCAGCTCCTGCATCGGAGGAATGTGTCGCATGGCGAAGAAAGCAATGTGGAGACAAACCCCATTGTTACTTTCGCGCAGAACGGGCTGCCAGAACACATTCGCAGAGCAACTATGGTTCATGAAACGGGACACGTTCCCGTTGTTCTTAGCACTTATAACAAGAGGGAACGGGGCCTTCTTGGAGCTATTGAAGTCGTGAACGCGTCCCAGCGGCTCATAGTAGCGACCAGCATCAAAGATGTAACCGTCATCATTTGCATTCTCAAAGTCGCCTGCAGTGGTCTTGACGATGTCCCCAGCATACTCGCAGATAAAACTCCCCGAACGAATAGGGTCCCACGACCTAAGCCCCCAACCCCGGTTCTTCGTCTTGAAAACCTCCAGACGGAATTTTACACCTGCCTGAGATATACGATTTCGACAGTTTGGAGGAGACTGACAAGTCTGCCCACATTCATGTATCACTGGTTTAGTAGTTAAGAGAACTCCTGTAGACGAATAGGGGAGCAAGCCGTCGTTTTTCTGGATACAGGGACAACTGCTATCGCCTGGTTGGCATCCACCTAAGCAAGGACAACCCGAAAACTGCTTGGAAGCCGGAAACGGTTGAGAGTATTTGAGACTAGCGATGTAGGAGAAATGAGCAGGTCCTTTCTCCCCATCAACATCGTTCACAAGAGCCACCGGCTGAGTCTCAGCACCCGAAGTTAGGTCTGGGATAATAAGGCCGGGTCGAGCAGAAGTCCCATCCCTCCACTGCTGAATTGATTTCCATAGTGAGAAAGCTTCCAGCTGCCCCGGTTGCCTTATCAACTTATACTTGAACACGTTGCAACCAGACTTATTCTTTTCTGCCCACGACTCGTGAATCTTGTAAACACCGTCGTACACATAAATCTTACCGGGTGCATTAGAAATATCCTTGATACCCCTTGCAACTCTTACCTCATTACCAC contains:
- the LOC130987754 gene encoding probable aquaporin SIP2-1; amino-acid sequence: MAGGWRLLAADFAMSFMWVWSSVLNKILVHRILGYGAHDLDGQIVRYALSILNMFFFALMVKLTKGGAYNPLSLLSAAFTGDFSNFLFTLGARVPAQVVGAIYGVRLILDTFPGIGRGPVLNVSIAKGALTEGLLTFCIVFISIGLARKVKDSFFRKTWISSLSKLTLHTLGADLTGGCMNPASVMGWAFANGEHITKEHLVVYWLAPVQATFAAVWVFGLLARGKNNEEKSVAAKKDATTKLKSAD
- the LOC130987755 gene encoding probable protein S-acyltransferase 1, giving the protein MGNQDFVAAPPKWMDPPTVTKKRLYQVWKGRNNFLCGGRLILGPDTRSALLTTLMIGGPALAFCIKMYLRISTAGDVSWGHAVSIVGLVLTLLDLSFLFMTSMRNPGIIPRNTKPPVLDNVSLDSFPSIEWIAGVNPEVKPPRTKDVVVNGYVVKVKYCDTCLLYRPPRASHCSTCNNCIQRFDHHCPWLNQCIGARNYATFILFITTSTILCVYVFTFSLVNLLKESGWAWRVLSDDMMLVSLIIYSFIAVWFVGGLSVFHYYLIFTNQTTYENFRSIYGKRENPYNLGVMKNLKEILCSKTAPSLVNFREWVSEEEARFAESITKRYGGDINRKGDMELNFYGKDGKPLPQFVQDYDRFEESLKEGRGGKSATDPFFLPFDEDQRNETHDHAHASDDDSSRSSSMAVSPR
- the LOC130987753 gene encoding probable protein S-acyltransferase 4 → MEPEKHEPQRLYQVWRGSNRFFFGGRLVFGPDVSSLLLSALLIAAPALAFCVKVVFIIRDRVKEDKPAISWYPVLIVALALTILDVVFLLLTSSRDPGIVPRNTRPPECDDSFEMNTPSMEWVNGRTPHLKLPRTKDVIVNGHAVKVKFCDTCLLYRPPRASHCSICNNCVQRFDHHCPWVGQCIGLRNYRYFYMFVSTSTVLCLLVFVVSLMNIVRADERILKAMSGDVPSVFLTVYCFVAVWFVGGLTAFHFYLISTNQTTYENFRYRYDKKENPYNKGIIKNFQEVFFSRIPPPMLDFRAFVEDEEITTAEPTDDDPAEDITSSKEKIDIEMGNEEKAITLPEILLSIEYGGIHDNLKHKVTERETAAYSDNFVVPVDLQVEESAATSRVEVGAEAEEERDDMKSQQTTTASD